Genomic window (Candidatus Omnitrophota bacterium):
GGATTACTTGCCTCAGAGTCTGTTGCGCAAAGAGCCCGCGGCTCTGCCTGAACTTTCTGAATTGGATGTAGTCCGGCATTTCACGGCCCTCTCCCAGCTGAATTACAGTATTGATACGCAATTCTATCCCCTGGGTTCTTGCACAATGAAGTACAACCCCAAGGTCAACAATTGGGTGGCTGCCTTGCCGGGTTTCGCGAACCTGCATCCGTATCAGCCCGCGCAAAGCGCACAAGGGCTCTTGCAGTTGCTCCACGAGCTCGAGCAGGCCCTGTGCGAAATCTGCGGGATGGCGGCCTTTAGTCTGCAGCCGGCGGCCGGCGCGCACGGGGAGCTCAGCGGGGTGTTGATGGCGCGGGCCTATCACAGCAAGAACGGCAATCCGCGCAAACGGGTCATTGTCCCGGACTCGGCGCACGGGACCAATCCGGCCACTGCCGCGATTTGCGGGTATGAGGTGACGGAAATTCCCTCTGCGCCGGATGGGCGCGTGGATCTTCAGGCGTTGAAAGCCGCGTTGGATGAGGATGTGGCGGTCTTTATGCTTACTAATCCGAATACACTCGGGCTTTTTGAAAAGAACATTCTGCAGATTGCAGAACTTGTGCACAGCGTGGGTGCGTTGCTCTATTTGGACGGGGCTAACTTGAATGCGCTTTTGGGTCTGACCCGGCCCGGAGACATGGGTTTTGATATTGTGCATGTCAATCTGCATAAGACCTTTTCCACACCGCATGGCGGCGGCGGGCCCGGGGCAGGGCCGGTGGGGGTGACCAAGGCTTTGGAGCCCTTTC
Coding sequences:
- the gcvPB gene encoding aminomethyl-transferring glycine dehydrogenase subunit GcvPB, whose translation is MSALQKTPSLIFEKGVPGRRAVTLPNEKARLKAQDYLPQSLLRKEPAALPELSELDVVRHFTALSQLNYSIDTQFYPLGSCTMKYNPKVNNWVAALPGFANLHPYQPAQSAQGLLQLLHELEQALCEICGMAAFSLQPAAGAHGELSGVLMARAYHSKNGNPRKRVIVPDSAHGTNPATAAICGYEVTEIPSAPDGRVDLQALKAALDEDVAVFMLTNPNTLGLFEKNILQIAELVHSVGALLYLDGANLNALLGLTRPGDMGFDIVHVNLHKTFSTPHGGGGPGAGPVGVTKALEPFLPVPRLEKRNSGFEWNGSQPESIGRVRSFYGNAGVLVRAYAYIRALGGEGLRAVSENAILNANYLKTLLERLGLQAAGSGACMHEFVVSLSALKDLGINALDVAKRLLDYGFHAPTIYFPLIVPEAFMLEPTETESKQTLDAFALALKQILKEARTQPELLHEAPHSTPIGRMDEVTAARKPELSWRSGIASGAYAC